One region of bacterium genomic DNA includes:
- a CDS encoding response regulator transcription factor gives MQETTKVVLVDDHRLVREALACALGQRPWIQLLGEAANGQEAIDRVPVLAPNVVVMDLVMPVLGGIEATRWLKDNCPRIEIVVLTGHHNEAYQRQAFEAGARGYVLKDSPLEQLLEAIRHAARGDFYLSGAAGRDMVAEYVKPWVARQKPGGVITQRERELAMLIADGYSSKEAASVLNISVKTADTHRASLMRKLGARNVADVVKYCIRNELIQP, from the coding sequence ATGCAGGAAACGACCAAAGTCGTCTTGGTGGACGACCATCGTCTGGTCCGCGAGGCCCTCGCCTGCGCGCTCGGCCAGCGCCCGTGGATCCAGCTCCTCGGCGAGGCGGCGAACGGTCAGGAGGCGATCGACCGCGTCCCGGTCCTCGCCCCGAACGTCGTCGTGATGGACTTGGTGATGCCGGTCCTCGGCGGGATCGAAGCGACCCGCTGGCTCAAGGACAACTGCCCGCGGATCGAGATCGTCGTCCTGACCGGCCACCACAACGAGGCCTACCAGCGGCAGGCGTTCGAGGCCGGCGCGCGGGGCTACGTGCTCAAGGACAGCCCGCTGGAGCAACTTCTCGAGGCAATCCGGCACGCCGCGCGGGGCGACTTCTACCTCTCCGGGGCCGCCGGCCGGGACATGGTCGCCGAGTACGTCAAGCCGTGGGTGGCGCGGCAGAAGCCCGGCGGGGTGATCACGCAGCGGGAACGGGAGCTGGCGATGCTGATCGCCGACGGCTACTCCTCCAAGGAGGCGGCCTCGGTGCTCAACATCAGCGTCAAGACGGCCGACACGCACCGCGCCTCCCTGATGCGAAAGCTGGGCGCCCGGAACGTCGCCGACGTCGTCAAGTACTGCATCCGCAACGAGTTGATCCAGCCCTGA